A DNA window from Rhinolophus sinicus isolate RSC01 linkage group LG10, ASM3656204v1, whole genome shotgun sequence contains the following coding sequences:
- the BTNL9 gene encoding butyrophilin-like protein 9 — MVDCPVFLGSFQLLPQPSGLFFLLLLCFRPGEPNSEEVKVVGPGDSILAIVGEEVDFPCHLSPYLDAEHMEIRWFRSQASEVVHLYQGRQEPHGQQLAQFRNRTKLLKEEIADGFVILQLHRVVPADKGPYGCRFLSSNFSGEAVWELEVAGLGSDPHILLEGFKEGGIQLRCSSSGWYPKPQAQWRDHRGQCLPPVFEAIVQDAQGLFSLETSVVVQGGAHRNVSCSIQNPLLLQKKEFVIQIADVFLPAPSPWKRAFLGTLVGLPLLLALLTAVALSFFHKRQRTQEKLKEQAEKDKGKLTAELGKLQTELDWRRAEGQAEWRAAQQYAADVTLDPASAHPSLEVSQDGKSVSSRGVAGLPVSPGDPQRFTEQTCVLSRERFQAGRHYWEVDVGRRSRWFLGACLEAVARTGPVHLSPASGYWVMGLWNHCEYFVLQPERVALTLRVPPRRVGVFLDCEAGKLAFFNVSDGSHIFSFTDTFSGPLCAYFRPRAPDGSEHSGPLTICPLRVRGTWISEENNGDTWVQPYDSSDPALGLW, encoded by the exons ATGGTAGATTGCCCAGTCTTCCTGGGCTCCTTCCAGCTCCTGCCTCAGCCCAGcggtctcttcttcctccttctcctctgcttCCGGCCTGGGGAGCCAAACTCAG AGGAGGTCAAGGTGGTTGGCCCTGGGGATTCTATCCTGGCTATCGTCGGGGAAGAGGTGGACTTCCCGTGCCACCTGTCGCCCTACCTGGACGCCGAGCACATGGAGATCCGCTGGTTCCGCAGCCAGGCCTCTGAGGTGGTGCACCTGTACCAGGGGCGACAGGAGCCCCACGGGCAGCAGCTGGCGCAGTTCCGGAACAGGACCAAACTCCTCAAGGAGGAGATCGCCGATGGCTTCGTGATCCTACAGCTCCACCGCGTGGTCCCCGCTGATAAGGGCCCTTACGGGTGCCGCTTCCTCTCTAGCAACTTCTCTGGAGAAGCTGTCTGGGAGCTGGAGGTAGCAG GGCTGGGCTCTGACCCTCACATCTTGCTTGAGGGCTTCAAGGAAGGAGGCATTCAGCTGAGGTGCAGCTCCAGTGGCTGGTACCCCAAGCCCCAGGCTCAGTGGAGAGACCATCGGGGACAGTGCCTGCCTCCGGTGTTCGAAGCCATCGTCCAGGATGCCCAGGGCCTGTTCAGTCTTGAAACATCTGTGGTTGTCCAAGGGGGTGCCCACCGCAATGTGTCCTGCTCCATACAGAACCCCCTCCTCCTCCAGAAGAAAGAATTTGTGATCCAAATAGCAG ACGTATTTTTACCCGCACCCTCCCCGTGGAAGAGAGCTTTCCTCGGGACTCTGGTGGGACTGCCGCTCCTCCTGGCACTCCTCACGGCGGTGGCGCTGAGCTTCTTTCACAAGCGACAGCGAACTCAAG AAAAGCTGAAGGAGCAGGCGGAGAAGGACAAAG GGAAACTCACAGCAGAGCTGG GGAAGCTGCAGACAGAGCTTG ACTGGAGAAGGGCTGAAGGCCAGGCTG AGTGGAGAGCAGCCCAACAGTATGCAG CGGATGTGACTCTGGATCCGGCCTCTGCGCACCCCAGCCTGGAGGTCTCCCAGGATGGCAAGAGCGTGTCCTCCCGAGGGGTGGCGGGGCTTCCAGTGTCCCCAGGCGACCCGCAGCGGTTCACGGAGCAGACATGCGTGCTGAGCCGAGAGCGCTTCCAGGCCGGCCGCCACTACTGGGAGGTGGACGTGGGCCGGCGCAGCCGCTGGTTCCTGGGCGCCTGCCTGGAGGCGGTGGCGCGCACAGGGCCGGTGCACCTGAGCCCGGCCTCCGGCTACTGGGTGATGGGGCTGTGGAACCACTGCGAGTACTTCGTGCTGCAGCCAGAGCGTGTGGCGCTCACCCTGCGCGTGCCACCCCGGCGCGTGGGCGTCTTCCTGGACTGCGAGGCCGGAAAGCTGGCCTTCTTCAACGTGTCCGATGGCTCCCACATCTTCTCCTTCACCGACACTTTCTCGGGGCCGCTCTGTGCATACTTCAGGCCCCGAGCCCCCGATGGCAGTGAACACTCGGGTCCGCTCACCATCTGCCCGTTGCGGGTTAGAGGGACATGGATCTCCGAAGAGAACAATGGTGACACCTGGGTACAGCCCTATGACTCCTCGGACCCCGCCCTGGGCCTGTGGTGA